A single Mangifera indica cultivar Alphonso chromosome 20, CATAS_Mindica_2.1, whole genome shotgun sequence DNA region contains:
- the LOC123204401 gene encoding uncharacterized protein LOC123204401: MDLGEDSSRFGSLPIITSRNVSSSSSVFFSAIQSPFFSPRSPTCQLSESTRSDAQCGSIHLSADPLSSSLGIPDPESLVNIRYNFSDISEAPAACALNDFQNFDRVSSTAGISNSNISSYGIAHDYGNSAVREKYRKHGRSYGMSYSPVSMSHNCNRLRTCDVFISVHGRKPSLLRFANWLHAELEIQGISCFVSDRAGRRNTRKHGIVERAMDVSSFGVVILTRKSFKNPYSIEELRFFSSKKNLVPIFFDLSPGDCLVRDIVEKRGELWEKHGGELWVLYGGLEKEWREAVNGLSRVDEWKLEAREGNWRDCILRALTVLATKLGRRSLVEQLTKWKEKVDKEEFPFPRNENFIGRKRELSELEFILFGDVSGDTERDYFELKARPRRKNSMIGWSKNSSPEEKCSEQQRKSGSRKGKEPVVWKQSEKEIEMQSTNVPEKLRVKSGGRYARRKRSSKIVYGKGIACVTGDSGIGKTELLLEFAYRFHQRYKMVLWIGGESRYIRQNYLNLWSFLEVDVGVEKCSEKTRIKSFGDQEEAAISRVHKELMRNIPYLVIIDNLESEKDWWDHKLVMDLLPRFGGETHIVISTRLSRVMNLEPLKLSDLSGVEAMTLMQGGVKDYPIAEVDALRVIEEKVGRLTMGLAIVGAILSELPINPSRLLDTINRMPLRDLSWSGRESHSLRRNTFLLQLFEVCFSIFDHSDGPRSLATRMVLVSGWFAPTAIPVSLLALAARKVPEKYKRRQIWRQILCSFSCGLTSSYTKRSEAEASSMLLRFNIARSSTRQGYIHFNELVKLYARKRVVTGAAHAVVQSVISRGSIIHHSPHIWAACFLAFGFGTEQKAVELKVPQLLYFVKELVLPLAIRTFITSSCCTAALELLRLCTNALEATDHVFVTPVEKLIDKSLCWRPVQTNAQLNPSLWQELALSRAAVLETRAKLMVRGGQFDIGEDLIRKAVFIRTSISGEDHPDTVAALETQSKLTRLLANVQIHTTSP, from the coding sequence ATGGACCTAGGAGAAGATAGCTCCAGGTTTGGGTCACTACCCATCATAACTTCAAGGAACgtgtcatcatcatcttcagtGTTCTTTTCGGCAATTCAATCTCCCTTTTTCTCTCCTAGATCGCCAACATGTCAACTATCTGAATCAACACGTTCTGATGCTCAATGTGGTAGCATACACTTAAGTGCTGATCCTCTTAGTTCCAGTTTGGGAATTCCAGACCCAGAATCTCTAGTAAATATTAGATACAACTTTTCAGATATTTCAGAAGCCCCTGCTGCATGTGCTTTAAATGATTTCCAGAACTTTGATCGTGTATCTTCCACAGCAGGCATCTCTAACAGCAACATTTCTAGTTATGGAATTGCCCATGATTATGGTAATTCTGCagtaagagaaaaatatagaaagcATGGGAGAAGCTATGGAATGTCCTATAGTCCAGTTTCAATGTCACATAACTGTAACAGATTGAGAACTTGTGATGTCTTCATAAGTGTGCATGGTCGCAAGCCCTCCTTGCTGAGGTTTGCTAATTGGCTTCATGCAGAATTGGAGATTCAAGGGATTAGCTGCTTTGTATCTGATAGAGCAGGACGTAGAAATACTCGTAAACACGGAATTGTTGAGAGAGCAATGGATGTTTCTTCTTTTGGTGTTGTAATCCTCACAAGAAAGTCTTTTAAGAACCCATATAGCATTGAAGAGCTTCGTTTCTTTTCCAGCAAGAAGAATTTGGTTCCAATATTCTTTGATTTAAGTCCAGGTGATTGCCTTGTCAGGGACATAGTTGAGAAGAGGGGAGAACTGTGGGAAAAACATGGAGGTGAGCTATGGGTTCTTTATGGAGGATTGGAGAAGGAATGGAGGGAAGCTGTTAATGGCCTCTCGCGGGTTGACGAATGGAAATTGGAAGCTCGGGAAGGTAATTGGAGAGATTGCATATTGAGGGCTCTCACAGTATTGGCTACAAAATTAGGGAGGAGAAGCCTTGTTGAGCAGTTGACTaaatggaaagaaaaggtggATAAAGAGGAGTTTCCTTTCCCCCGAAATGAGAATTTCATTGGTAGGAAGAGAGAATTATCTGAGTTAGAATTTATACTTTTTGGTGATGTTAGTGGAGATACGGAGAGAGATTATTTTGAACTTAAGGCACGACCCAGGAGAAAGAATTCTATGATTGGGTGGAGTAAGAACAGTTCACCGGAGGAAAAATGCAGTGAACAACAAAGGAAGAGTGGCAGCAGGAAAGGTAAAGAACCAGTGGTATGGAAGCAGTCAGAAAAGGAGATTGAGATGCAAAGCACTAACGTTCCTGAAAAACTAAGGGTTAAAAGTGGTGGACGGTATGCAAGGAGAAAACGATCATCAAAGATTGTGTATGGAAAGGGTATTGCTTGTGTGACAGGAGACTCTGGGATCGGCAAGACTGAGCTTCTTCTGGAATTTGCCTACAGATTTCACCAAAGATACAAGATGGTTCTGTGGATAGGAGGCGAAAGCAGGTATATCAGACAGAATTATCTGAATCTGTGGTCATTTCTAGAAGTTGATGTTGGGGTTGAAAAATGTTCTGAGAAAACCAGGATAAAAAGCTTTGGAGACCAGGAAGAGGCTGCTATTTCTAGAGTTCACAAAGAACTCATGAGAAACATACCGTATTTGGTAATCATCGATAACTTAGAGAGTGAAAAGGATTGGTGGGATCACAAACTTGTAATGGATCTGCTTCCACGTTTTGGTGGAGAGACCCACATTGTAATCTCCACGCGCCTTTCTCGTGTGATGAATTTGGAACCTTTAAAACTCTCCGACTTGTCTGGGGTTGAGGCAATGACTTTAATGCAGGGAGGTGTGAAGGATTACCCCATAGCAGAAGTTGATGCCCTCAGGGTAATTGAGGAGAAAGTTGGAAGGCTAACCATGGGCTTAGCCATTGTGGGTGCAATTTTGTCTGAGCTACCCATTAATCCAAGCAGGCTCTTGGATACCATCAACAGAATGCCCTTGAGGGACTTATCATGGAGTGGTAGAGAATCTCATTCCTTGAGGAGAAATACTTTTCTACTGCAACTCTTTGAGGTGTGTTTCTCAATATTTGATCATTCTGATGGGCCAAGGAGCCTGGCTACCAGAATGGTCTTGGTAAGTGGATGGTTTGCTCCAACTGCAATTCCTGTATCCCTATTAGCCCTTGCTGCTCGCAAAGTACCTGAGAAGTACAAGAGACGCCAAATATGGAGACAAATATTATGTTCCTTTAGTTGTGGACTTACTTCCTCATATACCAAGAGATCAGAAGCCGAAGCATCTTCAATGTTGTTGAGATTCAATATTGCAAGGAGTAGTACCAGACAAGGTTACATCCATTTCAATGAGCTTGTCAAGCTTTACGCTCGCAAAAGAGTAGTTACAGGAGCTGCTCATGCAGTGGTTCAATCTGTCATCAGTCGTGGTTCTATAATCCATCATTCGCCACATATATGGGCAGCGTGTTTCCTGGCATTTGGCTTCGGTACAGAACAAAAAGCTGTTGAGCTCAAGGTGCCGCAGTTGTTATACTTTGTAAAAGAACTGGTTTTGCCTCTTGCTATCAGAACATTCATCACATCATCTTGTTGCACCGCCGCTTTGGAACTCTTGCGTCTATGCACAAATGCATTGGAGGCAACGGATCATGTATTCGTCACCCCAGTCGAGAAGTTGATCGACAAATCACTTTGCTGGAGGCCAGTCCAGACAAATGCACAGTTGAATCCATCTCTATGGCAAGAGTTGGCACTGTCAAGAGCAGCAGTGCTTGAAACCAGGGCCAAACTAATGGTAAGAGGAGGACAGTTTGACATTGGAGAAGATCTAATCAGGAAGGCAGTTTTTATTAGAACTTCCATTAGTGGTGAGGATCATCCAGACACAGTAGCTGCTCTTGAAACGCAAAGCAAACTCACCAGGCTTCTTGCAAATGTTCAAATTCATACTACTTCACCatag
- the LOC123204436 gene encoding ubiquitin-conjugating enzyme E2 4-like, with protein sequence MSSPSKRREMDLMKLMMSDYKVEMINDDMQEFYVEFNGPKESPYQGGVWKIRVELPDAYPYKSPSIGFVNKIYHPNVDEMSGSVCLDVINQTWSPMFDLVNVFEVFLPQLLLYPNASDPLNGEAAALMMRDRATYDQRVKEYCEKYAKPEDAGLAMEEKSSDEEVSEDEYASSDEAIAGQPDP encoded by the exons atgTCTTCACCAAGCAAACGCCGAGAAATGGATTTGATGAAACT GATGATGAGTGACTATAAGGTGGAGATGATCAATGATGACATGCAAGAGTTCTATGTGGAATTCAATGGACCAAAAGAGA GTCCTTATCAGGGAGGTGTGTGGAAGATAAGGGTGGAGCTGCCAGATGCCTATCCTTATAAATCTCCATCAATTGGCTTTGTCAACAAGATATATCATCCAAATGTCGATGAAAT GTCTGGTTCAGTTTGCTTAGATGTTATAAATCAAACTTGGAGCCCCATGTTTG ATCTGGTTAATGTATTTGAAGTTTTTCTTCCTCAACTTCTCTTGTATCCCAATGCTTCAGATCCATTGAATGGAGAAGCTGCTGCTCTAATGATGCGTGATCGTGCTACTTATGATCAAAGAGTGAAAG AGTACTGTGAGAAATATGCCAAGCCAGAAGATGCTGGGCTGGCCATGGAGGAAAAATCAAGTGATGAGGAGGTGAGTGAAGATGAATATGCATCAAGTGATGAAGCAATAGCTGGACAACCTGATCCTTAG